Part of the Lotus japonicus ecotype B-129 chromosome 6, LjGifu_v1.2 genome, AAATTTAACGCGTATCAGTGAAGCAGAATTTGACACGTTAACTTCAACATAAATTTACGTTGAGTTCAACAGAAATCCAAATGACACAAGTTATTGATAAGCACCCTTGAGAGAGTGAATAATCGTTACTCATCTttagttcttcttcttctaaagaagagaagaagagagaggACTGAGGAGCTTtctaaaattagaaaaaaataacaGAAATCTATAAATTAACTATTACTAGAAGACAAGTTTCACATCTCATAGAAACAAAAACAGAAAGCTACAAACTTTGCTCTCAAACGCAGCACTGAGACAGACGTAAGGATTCTTGCATGCTAAGAAATGTACTACTAGAATTATTTGTATTGTACCTCAAATTTCCATTCCCAATGAGACATTTTTTAAGACCAATAATTGAGACATGATTGTATTGAATTTGCTGCAGTAAACAACAACTGCTAGATACAGATAAATAACAATCAGTCAAAAAGTGTTTGTAAAAAAGGTAATTAGGTTGAATAAGCTAACTCTATACTTAGCTTTGTTTGGTCGGAGAGAAGGAAAggggaaaggaaagaaaacacaaaatTCGAGGTGTGAATTTGAACTACACCTTAATCTAAATTCACACCTCGAATTCCGTATTTTCTTTCATTCCCCCTTTCTTTTCCTCTAACCAAACAAAGCCTAGACTTGTATGGATTTACTGCAGTAGAAAAGTCTACTACTCATTTCACGTGGATAAAGATACAGTTTATAGAAGAAACATGATTTTAATAGAAGATTCACGATGTGTTATGTGTAACTGTTGTATATTCCATATAAAGATACAGTTTATAGAAGAAACATGATTTTAATAGAAGATTCACGATGTGTTATGTGTAACTGTTGTATATTCCATTCGCCGCCTACCGAAAGAAATCAGAGGGCGGGAAGAagacaaaaaagaaagaaacagaatCCAAATGTGGCTAGTGtggttttttcatttatttttcattatccaaagttttttcatttatttttcattatccaaagttttttcttttatttttcattatccAAATGCAGCTAATGTCTACATCAAATCAGTAAATCTCAAATACCATAGTTTACGTGATAAATGCTTGATTTCTTTTAAATAAGATTTCATTGGAATCTTATGTATGAAAAAAACTTGTATAGACAGCTAAGTTTCATTAAAATGTGAATGTTTTTGACTTGAAAACAATTGGTACCTGTattagatgaaaaaaaaaaactcgaaGATTGAAGAGTCTTGCCACCTCCACTTACATGAATCAATTGGGGTGATGAGGACATAACAGCTGCTTTAGATAAGTATGTGGACTTTATCCACTGCAGAGTTTTTCTATGAAACATCTAGCCTATAAGAGTCTCAAGCAAATTCGAAACCAGGTTCTCTACAGAAGTAGTATTGACAAAGAATCTTAGCTCATTGTCTTTATCCAGCAATTTCCTCTTTTCCCTTTATACCATCCtccttctagaaaaaaaaatcatgttatAAGAAGGAAAACATAGAAGTAAATTGATCTTTCTCAGTACTAAGTACTAACTATACAATGTTGTATTATTTTTGCATTGCATGgcaaaattaaatttcaaaaaaacttaaaaacatgaaaaaggttaaattattaatttaaacaaaaatttcaaaaagGGACAAAATGAATCTAAAGAAACAAATAACATAAGAGCATAGTTATAAtgagaaaaatatttatttataaatggaTCTGCAAAAATTATAAGAGCAAACTTGGAATATTGATTTCTTCAGAAAGATTATTGTTAGGAACCTAGATCCTAACAATTGAGAACTGTAAAGAAAGTGTAAGAACTGAATTGATAGATTGCTTATTTGATGATAAAAAGGGATTACAACAGAAAGGGAATGGAATCCGATTCTGACACAGAGCTAGGCTCCTATAGGAAGCTCAAAGCTTCCTACTCATATCTCTACTTAGCTTAGAATCAAGATACCCCCTCAACCTTTCCTTCCTCCCTTTATATTGTTAGATGGCCATTACAATCAtaatcctctctctctctattctgtTAGGGAGTTACTAGTAATCCCCACTTTGCCCCTTCTAGAATGCACTATCCATATTCCTTGGTTGAATAATGAATCAAAGGCTCCTTAGTGACATTTGGGCCTGCTTGGAAATCCCAGGGCCTAACAATACCACCTGCTGAAAGatcaaccttgtcctcaaggttgaaagATGGGAATTGACTCTTGATAGTGATGTTGTCTTCCCAAGTAGCTTCATCGAACTGGCCTGTGCTTGGACATAAAGAAGTCTCAGACATTCTCTCCTTCAACTTGCCCCCTTTCTTACCAAGTACAGAAGGTTCTTCTTGTATAAGTGATGAGCATCGCACTACACTATGAGCCTCCTGATAATGTTTGTTGACGAGTTGAGAAAACTTATCCCAAGATAACTCTTCCAATTCGTTATCCTGAACCTCATTTCTCCCAATGCCAGGAGAAGTGAATAATGATTGTGATTCGCCAAGCAACACCCTTAGAAGATGTACATCCTCCTCATTTAGAAAGTTCGTAATCAAAGATTCTGCATAACTTAGTAAAGGGCGTAGATTCTTGCTGACAGAGGCAGCTTTAGGAACATCAGAAGCAAACGAAAACCCAGGCAGCAAATTAGATAGATCCATTTGCAAGTATTCCAGGACCCTGAGAACAAAAAGGTTCATCTCTTGTGCTTCACATATGTTGGGAACCAAACAATGAAGATTTGCAATGATTCGTAGATCCTGTGATGAAGTATTACCCAGAACCCGCCCAACACCAAATCGTGTGCTTGTAGTGTGGAATGCAGCAGCACTGTCAGCTTGTCTAATGAAAGTCTCAGCCAATTCAGAGTCTTCTGTAACCATGCATTCAGTATGAGCACTTCCATGGTTATTGATGTGGTCAATGGCCGCAGACACACCTTCTGCAATTACAACCGTGCAAGCAATTGAGCTGTCCTCAAGATGAAAAGTGCTCGTCTCAGAAATTTTTAGCAAGGCACTGGCTTTTGTTCTGCCAAACAGCTGAACACCTTCACGATGGAGTTCAAGGGTGAGCTCATTAAGTCCACCAATACATGACAGTCCCTTGTGTCCCAGAAGAGTTTCCATTGCATTGCCAGCTGCGGGGTAATCAGTATCTGCATCCCTAACAGTCTGCTTTTCCATATTATTATTAGCAGACCTGTCAACATATACACTACAAATTCCATCAGCATGTCCAAGAACAGGAACTTTTGTTGATTCCTTGATTTGAGGAACAAGCTTATTACTGCCTCTAGGAGCCCTAAGATCTATCACTTCATCAAGCTTCCATAGCTCTGGAATTTCATCTCTTGAAGTCACAAGACCAAAAAGTTTGTCACGAGACCTACCCTCTGTCCCAAATTCGTTGTATTTGACATTCTCAGGTGATTGAAATCTGTGCTTTCTCATGGATGCCACTACCACCTGGCATATACGTGTGGGGGGGCTGCCTCCAGGCTTCTGATTCCGATACAAGCTCGTTCCAGAAAAGAAACTCACCTCTGCAACAACCATAGCCACTGCTGGATTGTTAAAATTCCTCAGACTCAGCTCTCCATCATGACCTTCTTCTTGTTCGTTTACCTCTCTGGCAAGAACGTTTCCCTCTGCAACTTCTTCACCGTCTTCCTCAGGTAATTCTGGTTTTGCTATAGACCCGTTTTCCTTTGGTCCTTTGACCCAGTCCCAATCGGATCCTCCTGTGTGACCCGACCCCGTAAATCCGGTTGTGTGGAATTCTATTGGGCCTTGGTGCTCTATGTTAAATAGTAAATCCACTATATTCTTTTCCTTCCTTCTTTTTGCTGGCAGTGAGCAGAACTCCttggtttttatttcttttccttGTTGGGCCAGGCCcattaaaaggaaaaatataCCCAACCCGTTTTGCTCTTGACGTTCCCCATCTCTTGCGGTGAGATGTTGTGCGCCTTCCACAACCTTCCCTCTCCTTCCCGATGCCGGCGCGCCGTGGGTCTCTAATTTCGCCGCCGCCGTACGCGCTCGGTGCGCTACCGTGTGACGATCTGAGTCCGGCGGTTTTTGTGGTGGCCGCCCCTCCCAATCGTACCCTAAATCGCTGATCTGAGCCTCCACGACTGATTCtcccttcttcttcccttgaatgtTGCCGATCTGCAACTTCTCCATTGACGATCCTTCGAGAAGCTTCTTGAAGACGATGACCTCCTCTTGTCTCCCCAACGCTTCTGCTGTGGCTTCCTTCCCCGTTGTCGGAGACTTAAGTTCGGCTTCCGCCACCGTAACAAACGCTGAATCTTTCCGCGACGCTTCCCTCTCGGTCTTCTCCGGTGAATTCGCCTCAGGTTTTGCTTCCTCCTCTGAAACTTCTCTGTTCTCCAAGCTTTCCTGCTCTGAAGAATCTAGACTTGGTTCTGGTAGGTATTGCTCTCGCCGTTCTTCCTCCGCTGCTTCATCGGGAATCTCCTTCCCCTTCGATCACTCTATCATCAGCGCCAACGATGAAGGTAGATCCTTCACCGCCGTCGTGATCGCTGCTAACGCCGTTCGCACCTCAGCGAATTCGTTCGCCAACGCGTCGAGTTTCGCCTCCATCTTGGTCGCTGTTTGCTGGTTCCGGCGAAGAACATCCGTCAAAGCGAATCCGGTAGGTCGGACCATTTTGTTAGGAACCTAGATCCTAACAATTGAGAACTGTAAAGAAAGTGTAAGAACTGAATTGATAGATTGCTTATTTGATGATAAAAAGGGATTACAACAGAAAGGGAATGGAATCCGATTCTGACACAGAGCTAGGCTCCTATAGGAAGCTCAAAGCTTCCTACTCATATCTCTACTTAGCTTAGAATCAAGATACCCCCTCAACCTTTCCTTCCTCCCTTTATATTGTTAGATGGTCATTACAATCAtaatcctctctctctctattctgtTAGGGAGTTACTAGTAATCCCCACTTTGCCCCTTCTAGAATGCACTATCCATATTCCTTGGTTGAATAATGAATCAAAGGCTCCTTAGTGACATTTGGGCCTGCTTGGAAATCCCAGGGCCTAACAATTATTCTCTCAGATATCCTTTTAATGATTGCAGCAAAGATATTCCCGGGGCATTGCAGTTTTGCAATGTTGAATTAAAAGAACAGGTAAATGATTAATAGAACCAACAATCTGAACAATACATTACTTAAAAATGTAGAAGTACTGGGATGGATGAAAAATGTTGGTATTTGATTAGAAGAGCTAAAATGTGACTGTAAATAAACAgttcaagataaaaaaaataaaacaaaaactgaTCCCAACTATGTCCAGCCTCACAGAACTTAAAAGCATTCACCCGTTCCAGCCTAGCTTTCTCCCACCCTCTCGCAATATCTCATACGCAAGTTTGTACTTATCGATGGATGTTGCGCCAGCATCTATATATTTAGATGCAGTTTCTCTTAGACTCCACATCATCAGATTGTTTAGTTCCTGAGAGCTACTCCATGATTCTATGTCAGGAAAAACACCATCTTCAGCATTTCTCGTCCATCGGTGTAAGATGTAGCGAGAAGGAACTTCTCTTAATTCCAATATTTGGAAAACCCTCAAGGCATGTCTACAAAGAACACCTTCATATTCAAACATTTGACAGCTGCAACTAATGCTAAGATTGGATGCATTAAATGTAACTACATGCTGTTTCATATCATCTCCAAGCCTATGCACCAAATATCTGCTGAGGCCTCCTTCTTCATATGTTTTAAGCCCGAGATAACTATAGCACTCCAAGAGCtctttttgaaatattttgaatACTGCAAGGGTGTAAAGCCTTCTGCATTGTTCTTCTGCTGGCTCTTTTGTTCGTATAAAGGGCAGAAAATTAGAAGCATTAAAAtcctcttttctttcttcctcacgGCGTTGCTCAATACCTCTTTCATATCTTCGGATGAACTCTGTTTGAGGTGTTTGGGCATTTAAATGTGCCCCAAAGAATGAATCCACGCTTCCATTCATGGGAATTCCAGCAAAAAATGAGCCCTTTAAATATAATGGAACCCAGGATGCACGCTTCTCATACATTTCTTTTAGCCTAGCATTGCCCTTCAATCCATATTTGTCGAGTAAGGCATTCCATGTGGTGTCAAATTCATCAACTGTCTGACTCTGGTAAACACACTTTTCATAATCTTTTGTAAATCCATCACCCATCAGACCTGCATTCACTTGTTCATTCGCCTTAATTTGCCACAATGAAAAGCGATGATGAGTTACGGGAAAGACTTTCGCTATTGCCCTCTGAATTGCAATGTCTTGATCAGCTATCACTGACAGAGGCTGTCGGCCAGACATTGCCCTTAGCCAAGTCTGAAACAACCAAGTGAAAGCCTCTTCAGATTCATCAGCAATTAGAGCACATCCCAGAAGCACAGGTTGCTTGTGATGATTAACTCCAACGAAAGTAGCCAATGGTACCAAATAGTCACTTTCTCGATATGATGTGTCTATGACAAGGACATCACCAAACAGACTACATGAATATCTAGATCTGCCATCAGCCCAAAATATGCTCATGCTATTACCATTATCAACTTCCATAGCATAGAAAAATCCTGTATCTTCTGCTTGTCTTGATTGAAAATAATCTAAAAGCATGTTGTACCAATCACTTCTTATGTGATTTTGTCTACCTCCTCTAGGGACAGGATAGTTATCTATCCTAAATAAGTCACCTTTTACCAGTCCAGTATTTACCTCCTCTGTCAAACTATCAGAAGCACGAAGACAGTTTGCCTTACCTGCCATTTCAGCATCAAGATCATGATTATGATCTTTCTCGAGATGGTCTACTACCCACTTTCCTGATGACAGTCTCTTAATTCTTAAATAAGCCCCACAAACAAGTCTTGAAGGATGCGGAAACCCCTCTTCTGAGCACACAAAACGGCGCGATGTGATTGACCCATCATTCTTAGAACGAAACAGTTGACCAATTCGAATCCCAAAACCCACATATGCTGCATATGCATGATAAAATTGGTAGGCTTCATCAGGTGAATTGAACTCTTGACCGATATATGGTTCAGTGATGGACTGTCCTTCAAATTCATCATTGGCTTCTCCAAGCAATCTTGTCCTTGGCCTGGAAGGTACTTCAGGAAAATAATTTATAGGTATAGCATCATTCAGCTGCAATGACGGAGTGCGATTTCCACTTCCAATTTCAAGATTGTGATTGTGGTTCTTATTAAGATGATCAATAACCCACTTTCCAGATTCATTTATTTGTACTCTTATGAGTGCTTTGCAGCCTGTTCTTGACTTAACCTGGTGTCCCTCTTTTGAGCAAACGAATCTTCGAGCAGAAACAGACCCATCATTCTTAGAACGAACCAATTGACCAATTCGGATCCCAAAACCCACACATGCTGCATATGCATGATAAAATTGGTAGGCTTCATCAGGTGAATTGAACTCTTGACCGATATATGGTTCAATCCCGGGCTGTCCTTCAAGTTCTTCCTTTCTTTGGCGCTTGAAATTACTAATAATAGAGGGACAAGTGGGTTCATCATTGGCTTCTCCAAGCAATCTTGTCCTTGGCCTGGAAGGTACTCCAGGAAAAGAATTTATAGGTATAGCACCATTCTGCTGCAACGACAGAGCGCGGTTTCCACTTCCGATTTCTAGATTGTGATTGTGGTTCTCATTAAAATGATCAATCACCCACTTTCCAGATTCATTTATTTGTACTCTTATGAGTGCTGGGCAGCCTGTTCTTGACTTAACCTGGTGTCCctcctttgagcaaacaaatcTTCGAGAAGAAACAGACCCATCAGTTAACGATCGCTTAAGCTGACCAATCCGAACTTTAAATCCCATTCGATTAGCATATGATGTGTAAAACATAAGTGCATCATCTGCCGAATCAAATTCTAACCCTATCCGCAGCTCACCAGAAAAATCCATTTCCGCCTCCCCAGTTCCATTATTCATCGCCAGTCGAGTACCAACAGGATGCTCCTCTACAGCCATGGTCCCAAGTTCTTATCTGTTTAAATCCAATGATCAGCAATTCAGCATGCAATGAACAAAAGTCCTATACAACTTCAGACAAAAACTGCAGGTATCTCAAACTCTCACACATTCCTACAAAATCTGAAATATACATAGTGGTGTAAGTAAGAAACAAACTTCAACAACTACAACCCTGCTTAAAAATTTAGGCATCCCTGTCATAATTCTTCAGACCCATTTCTCTAAACTTCCCAGATACCACAATTGATCGGAAACTAACACGAAAAattaaatctttgaaaaaaaaaaacgaaatgaTGGCAATTAAGTGAAGCAATCAAATAAATCAATAGATTAAGAGTTATGAAACAAAGCAATCATTTGGTGCAAAACTTGAAATTTTGAGTGAAAGCATGAATTAACAATGAAAACAACGCAGCAGAGAGTGAAATTAAAAGTTAGGGTTTGAGAAATGAAAAGTACCTTGAAGCAATGATGCATTGGAAGGAAGATACAGAAAAACTTGGAATTGAAAGACacagagagagagtgagagtagAATTGGGTTTGAGAATGAACAATGTGAGAGTGGGAATGGAGAAGATAGGCAAGAAGCTTGTAGGGAATTCAGGAGGAGAtgagaggagaagagaagacGGTGATTGAAATGCGTTACTTGTTCAGTTTGAGTTGGCAGCGGCAAACGACGGTGTATGAATTGGGATTTATATAGAGACAATTCGGATTCTGAAGCCCATCCCAATTTGGATAAATGGATCTAATCAATGTATTATACATGGTATCAAAATAATTcattttcagaagaaaaaaaaatcaatcaaaaactTCACCAATCTAATcaaaatgaaatcaaatattattAGACGGGTGCTCAGTGGCGGTACTATGATGAGTGGTCTATTAAGTTGTGTTTGTTTCACATAGCAAAATGGTCTTTTGATTGTGCCTTATTAAGGTTTGTGAAGACGACACGCATGTGTCACTTCCCAGTCGATTTCTTTATCATGACCACATTGGATAGGGAAGTGTTGCAGTTGACTTCTATGGTGAATCCAGCATCCAATagttccttttctttctccttGATGGAGGGGGTTATATGTACTCCTTCGTATCCTATCACGTTTCTCTAAAAAAGAATTAGATATGTGTTGGTGAGTCTCATCCTCTTAAATCATGGTGGGAGATTATGCCAATTGAATTGCCTTGGATGATAAACACTCTGCATACTGCAATGTTGGAGGTTTGCACCTCAATGATAATGGGGTTGTCATGATCGCACTTGATGCAGTCAGAATCTCTATTGTTGAATGTGATTACTAGGTTCAGAAATTCCTACCTTTGCCAAACTGGGCGATTGGAAGAAATAAGCATAACTTCTGCGTAGTACTTCTTGCGAGCGTTGTAGGAGCTCCACGTCGTTGAATCATCATGCAATCATGAGGGTTACAACCTCTTGGGAGATCGAATGGTCCTCCTCAATGCATGTGATTCAAAATCCCCTACCCTCTCTTCTCGCTTCTTGGCCCTGAGGCAAGTATTGCCCTAGCTCTCTATTTGACTTCTTAAAGCTTTGACCTTGCCCATGAGGTGATCGAGATCTTCAACGCTCTCTTTATGCTCATTTGTCCAAGCTCGGTGATCTGCGGTATTGAAAGTTGTACTAGTTCTTATCGTCCATTACGCTCTTGTCCCTTTGCACATTTCAATCTAACCTAACTGCCTCATCCTCACCAAGCTCTCAATCACATCACGAAGGGTGACATGCTCATCTATAGTATATGGTCGTACTCGTAGTGGAAGGTGCAATGTTTCCTTGCCTTTGTTTTAATATCTCACTTGGAGTGAGTGAAAACGAACTATGAACTAACTAATATTGTTAAGTGCCATACAAAAAAAGAGGGAAATAAAAGGAAATGTCCTAAGTGGAAAAACCGCGTCTCAAAGCTTACGTCATCTCACGTGCTACCATTACCCACCAAACAAACCGACAGAATCTTCAACGCTAACGAGAGCACCCCTCTTCCCAATCCAACGCATCAAAACACACCTGTGACCATCCCAAACTGACCGCCCTGTAATCCCAACAAAACACGCATCATCTTCCATCATCACACACATAAATTCAGATCAAACTTtcgcgaagaagaagaagaagaagatcagAAATCCACAGAGAACGAAAGATGAAGAACCTGTTTGAGGAGAAGGTAGGAGGAGGAGCTTCATACTCCAACGTGAAGAGCGATGACCACGAACTCGACATCGAATCAGGTGAAACCCTCTACCCGGGTCTCAGCCTCGGCGAGAATCAACTCCGATGGGGTTTCATCCGCAAGGTGTACGGCATCCTCTCCGCTCAGATCGTCCTCACCACCCTCGTCTCCGTCCTCACCGTCTTCTACGCTCCGCTTAACCTCCTCCTCAGGGGCAATTCGCCTCTCCTCCTTTTCCTCGTCTTCCTCCCCTTCATCTGTAAGCCATTTTCATTTTCCCCCAATTCCCGATCTCGAATTCTAGGGTTTCatgaaatttgattttgatttttgcaTTTTTGGTTGTAGTTTTGATTCCGTTGCTCAGGTACCAGCAGAAGCATCCTCATAATTATATTTTGCTTGGGCTTTTTACCGTTTCGATTAGCATGACCGTTGGAGTTACCTGTGCTAACACCGATggtttgttttcaatttttctgtATCTGTGCTGTGAATTGTGTTGGGATTGTTATGAGATTGTGAATGATTGTGTATGTTTGTTGTATTGCAGGTAAAATTGTGCTTGAGGCTTTGATTTTGACATCTGCGGTGGTTTCATCTCTTACGGGATATGCCTTCTGGGCTTCAAAGAAGGGGAAGGATTTCAGCTACCTTGGCCCGATTTTGTTCACCTGCCTCTTTACCCTCTTCCTCGTTGGGATGATGCAGGTTTGTTAgattccattttctctcttaatTCATTATTATTGTTAGAATTTTGCATTTCACTGTTGGGATCATATGGGGTATTTTGTATCATGTCACGAGTCAGAAATGACTTTGGATTGTGTGATATAGCGCGTGAATTgatttgtttgattgatataaATTGCACAGTTCAATCAATTTGTTGATTTCGATTTGCTTTCTTCAATTCACATCATAGAAATTGAAATGTTATGTTAAGCAAGATTGTATTGTGGCATTGTTTAGTGAAAATAAATTACAGGAGCACTTCTGAATGCACCTTTTTAATTATTTCATTGCTTTGTTCCATTCTTATGAAATAGGGACTTGCTTTACATGGTTACTTACTGAGGCACTTGCTCATATAGGGTCTTGACTTGATTACTTACTCACTCTATGTTCCATCTTATTTAACCATGCATTGCTTTGTTTTCATCTGGACATATTGTATATAAACtagattttgaatttttgaggATTGTGGTTAAGTTGTCTAGTcaataatatttcattttattgCATTAAGCATTATACATTTATATGGTATATTCCAAGCTATTTTTTACTGTGTCTTTGAATCTTACGATTTGATACAATTTACAATTCACAATTTAAAAACTAGCTTAGTGATTCACAACTTGAATTTCCATTTGATAGCTCTGATAATTATGACACTAGacatttctcaaattttcaaAATGAGGGTGCTCTTTGTATACATACACGCATGCATGCATAGTGGATGGTTGCAGTTTTTTCTCTTGCTTAAGACTTGCTGTCCTTTTCTGCAGATGTTCTTCCCTCTTGGCCCAGCATCACATGCTCTCTATGGTGGAATTGGTGCTATGATTTTCAGTGGTTATATTGTCTATGACACTGACAATCTGATCAAGCGCTTCACTTATGATGAATACATTGGGGCCTCTGTCACTCTTTATCTTGACATTCTGAACCTCTTCCTCTCCATCTTGAGGATTCTGAGGGAGGCAAACAATTAGTCAATCCTACTTCAATTGAGGTTGAGTAAGGctgatcaaaaaaaaaaaattgaggttgAGTAAAATTATTTAGACCGCTTTGTTGGATCTTTATAATACTGTAGGAAACATTATGGAGATACACAATGCTTCTCTTGTGTTCCTTTACAGATGACAATACTTTGGTGTCATGTAAAGTTTGTAGCTTAATAATTTGATTTGAAGTGTGATATAAAAGTATCCTATGCGAATTGTTCTCGTGTCTTTGaatttaatgctatatataatACGTAGCTTATCATACTATCACCCTGGCACTATATGCAGAGAATTGTGGTATTATCATTGTTGTCATGCAAATTGCAAGAAAGCATATAGAATTATTCCGTGA contains:
- the LOC130725739 gene encoding uncharacterized protein LOC130725739; amino-acid sequence: MEKLQIGNIQGKKKGESVVEAQISDLGYDWEGRPPQKPPDSDRHTVAHRARTAAAKLETHGAPASGRRGKVVEGAQHLTARDGERQEQNGLGIFFLLMGLAQQGKEIKTKEFCSLPAKRRKEKNIVDLLFNIEHQGPIEFHTTGFTGSGHTGGSDWDWVKGPKENGSIAKPELPEEDGEEVAEGNVLAREVNEQEEGHDGELSLRNFNNPAVAMVVAEVSFFSGTSLYRNQKPGGSPPTRICQVVVASMRKHRFQSPENVKYNEFGTEGRSRDKLFGLVTSRDEIPELWKLDEVIDLRAPRGSNKLVPQIKESTKVPVLGHADGICSVYVDRSANNNMEKQTVRDADTDYPAAGNAMETLLGHKGLSCIGGLNELTLELHREGVQLFGRTKASALLKISETSTFHLEDSSIACTVVIAEGVSAAIDHINNHGSAHTECMVTEDSELAETFIRQADSAAAFHTTSTRFGVGRVLGNTSSQDLRIIANLHCLVPNICEAQEMNLFVLRVLEYLQMDLSNLLPGFSFASDVPKAASVSKNLRPLLSYAESLITNFLNEEDVHLLRVLLGESQSLFTSPGIGRNEVQDNELEELSWDKFSQLVNKHYQEAHSVVRCSSLIQEEPSVLGKKGGKLKERMSETSLCPSTGQFDEATWEDNITIKSQFPSFNLEDKVDLSAGGIVRPWDFQAGPNVTKEPLIHYSTKEYG
- the LOC130724562 gene encoding protein FAR1-RELATED SEQUENCE 7-like; translated protein: MAVEEHPVGTRLAMNNGTGEAEMDFSGELRIGLEFDSADDALMFYTSYANRMGFKVRIGQLKRSLTDGSVSSRRFVCSKEGHQVKSRTGCPALIRVQINESGKWVIDHFNENHNHNLEIGSGNRALSLQQNGAIPINSFPGVPSRPRTRLLGEANDEPTCPSIISNFKRQRKEELEGQPGIEPYIGQEFNSPDEAYQFYHAYAACVGFGIRIGQLVRSKNDGSVSARRFVCSKEGHQVKSRTGCKALIRVQINESGKWVIDHLNKNHNHNLEIGSGNRTPSLQLNDAIPINYFPEVPSRPRTRLLGEANDEFEGQSITEPYIGQEFNSPDEAYQFYHAYAAYVGFGIRIGQLFRSKNDGSITSRRFVCSEEGFPHPSRLVCGAYLRIKRLSSGKWVVDHLEKDHNHDLDAEMAGKANCLRASDSLTEEVNTGLVKGDLFRIDNYPVPRGGRQNHIRSDWYNMLLDYFQSRQAEDTGFFYAMEVDNGNSMSIFWADGRSRYSCSLFGDVLVIDTSYRESDYLVPLATFVGVNHHKQPVLLGCALIADESEEAFTWLFQTWLRAMSGRQPLSVIADQDIAIQRAIAKVFPVTHHRFSLWQIKANEQVNAGLMGDGFTKDYEKCVYQSQTVDEFDTTWNALLDKYGLKGNARLKEMYEKRASWVPLYLKGSFFAGIPMNGSVDSFFGAHLNAQTPQTEFIRRYERGIEQRREEERKEDFNASNFLPFIRTKEPAEEQCRRLYTLAVFKIFQKELLECYSYLGLKTYEEGGLSRYLVHRLGDDMKQHVVTFNASNLSISCSCQMFEYEGVLCRHALRVFQILELREVPSRYILHRWTRNAEDGVFPDIESWSSSQELNNLMMWSLRETASKYIDAGATSIDKYKLAYEILREGGRKLGWNG
- the LOC130727024 gene encoding BI1-like protein; this encodes MKNLFEEKVGGGASYSNVKSDDHELDIESGETLYPGLSLGENQLRWGFIRKVYGILSAQIVLTTLVSVLTVFYAPLNLLLRGNSPLLLFLVFLPFIFLIPLLRYQQKHPHNYILLGLFTVSISMTVGVTCANTDGKIVLEALILTSAVVSSLTGYAFWASKKGKDFSYLGPILFTCLFTLFLVGMMQMFFPLGPASHALYGGIGAMIFSGYIVYDTDNLIKRFTYDEYIGASVTLYLDILNLFLSILRILREANN